A region from the Sulfitobacter sp. D7 genome encodes:
- the sugE gene encoding quaternary ammonium compound efflux SMR transporter SugE yields the protein MAWVYLFFAGLLECGWVIGLKYTQGFTKLQPSVLTVLAMIASFWLLAEAMKDIPVGTAYAVWAGIGAVGVAIIGMTILGEQKDLARVACLLLIVAGIVGLKLVGTTANH from the coding sequence ATGGCTTGGGTTTACTTGTTCTTTGCGGGTCTTCTTGAATGTGGGTGGGTAATTGGTCTGAAATACACTCAAGGCTTCACGAAACTTCAGCCATCTGTCCTGACCGTGCTCGCAATGATCGCAAGCTTCTGGCTCTTGGCTGAAGCAATGAAAGACATTCCCGTAGGTACTGCATATGCCGTTTGGGCAGGTATTGGGGCTGTGGGCGTTGCTATTATTGGAATGACCATCTTGGGAGAGCAAAAAGACTTGGCTCGTGTCGCCTGTCTTCTCTTGATTGTTGCTGGGATTGTTGGGCTGAAACTGGTCGGAACCACGGCCAATCATTAG
- the tnpC gene encoding IS66 family transposase, giving the protein MRKTPPNLADLPPDVQAFVAAQAAELARKDAELLGQSLSHASAQKRLKDEMEAALAAERTAHARAIQSRDTLIADLRLQLHGHKKHRFGSKSESSAQLALELILEELEIEQAAETEGDGEGQTSSEADVPKPPRTPRKRKPFPKGLKRVKKTITPGETCEDCGGRFRELGTDVLEELEYVPGHYIVNQINRPRLACSCCDKVVQAEMPSRPIPKSFVGPALMAHILCCKYGYHLPLYRQSQMFENEGIDLSGSLMALWVGKCTKLLERVADAIRDHVFEAQAIFMDDTTVKLLQKGKGRGKNKSKTARLWVYARDESAWSGAAPPAVWYQFSTNRGAEHPSEHLKSYTGYAHADAYAGYNDAYRTGRIKEMACMAHVRREFYALYESLKLPVAGEAVLRIRKLYDVETQARFLPPHERVALRQELAKPIFDDLEIWLKEQLGKISGKTPLAKAIRYALARLPKARPYLDNGFLEIDNNTAERAVRPVAVGRKNYLFMGSEAGGKSAAIAYTLIETAKMNNVNPEAWLAWVLERIQDHPVNRIPLLLPWASQGMINAQNAEVGDQHAA; this is encoded by the coding sequence ATGCGTAAGACCCCTCCAAATCTGGCTGATCTGCCACCTGACGTGCAGGCCTTTGTAGCCGCACAAGCGGCGGAACTGGCCCGTAAGGATGCGGAGTTGTTGGGCCAATCGTTGAGCCATGCCTCCGCCCAAAAACGCCTCAAGGATGAGATGGAAGCCGCCCTTGCTGCCGAGCGCACCGCCCATGCGCGGGCCATCCAGAGCCGAGATACCCTCATTGCTGATCTGCGCTTGCAATTGCATGGTCACAAAAAGCACCGCTTTGGGTCAAAGTCGGAAAGCAGCGCGCAACTGGCGCTGGAACTGATCCTCGAAGAGTTGGAGATCGAGCAAGCCGCAGAGACTGAAGGTGATGGTGAGGGCCAGACGTCTTCCGAGGCAGACGTCCCAAAGCCGCCGCGCACCCCGCGCAAACGCAAGCCTTTCCCAAAGGGGCTTAAGCGGGTCAAGAAGACCATCACCCCCGGTGAGACCTGTGAAGACTGTGGTGGCCGCTTCAGGGAGCTGGGAACAGATGTTCTGGAAGAGTTGGAATATGTTCCAGGCCATTACATCGTCAATCAGATCAACCGCCCGCGTTTGGCCTGTAGCTGCTGTGACAAGGTGGTTCAGGCGGAGATGCCAAGCCGCCCCATCCCCAAGAGCTTTGTGGGTCCCGCGCTGATGGCGCATATCCTGTGCTGCAAATACGGCTATCACCTGCCGCTCTATCGCCAAAGCCAGATGTTTGAGAACGAAGGCATCGACCTGAGCGGATCGCTCATGGCCCTCTGGGTGGGCAAATGCACCAAGCTGCTTGAACGCGTGGCAGATGCCATCCGTGACCATGTGTTTGAGGCACAAGCCATCTTCATGGATGATACCACGGTCAAGCTGCTCCAGAAGGGCAAAGGGCGTGGCAAAAACAAGAGCAAAACCGCACGGCTATGGGTCTATGCCCGAGATGAGAGCGCCTGGTCCGGGGCCGCGCCACCCGCCGTGTGGTATCAGTTCTCCACCAACCGAGGTGCGGAACACCCGAGCGAACATCTCAAATCCTACACGGGCTACGCCCATGCGGACGCCTATGCAGGCTATAACGATGCCTACCGCACGGGGCGCATCAAGGAGATGGCCTGTATGGCCCATGTGCGACGGGAGTTTTATGCCCTGTATGAAAGCCTGAAGCTGCCTGTGGCGGGCGAAGCGGTCTTGCGCATTCGAAAGCTCTATGACGTTGAAACACAGGCACGGTTCCTACCACCCCATGAGCGCGTGGCCCTGCGTCAGGAACTCGCCAAGCCCATCTTTGATGATCTGGAGATCTGGCTCAAGGAGCAGTTGGGTAAAATCTCCGGCAAGACGCCACTGGCTAAGGCCATCCGATATGCCCTCGCGCGCCTGCCAAAGGCACGGCCTTATCTCGACAACGGCTTCTTGGAAATCGACAATAACACAGCCGAGCGGGCAGTGCGTCCTGTGGCCGTTGGAAGAAAGAACTACCTCTTCATGGGGTCAGAGGCAGGCGGCAAATCCGCAGCAATCGCCTATACTCTCATCGAGACCGCAAAGATGAACAACGTCAATCCCGAAGCCTGGCTCGCTTGGGTGCTCGAACGCATCCAGGATCATCCCGTCAATCGCATCCCCCTGTTGCTACCTTGGGCATCTCAGGGCATGATCAACGCGCAGAATGCTGAGGTCGGGGATCAACACGCCGCCTGA
- the tnpB gene encoding IS66 family insertion sequence element accessory protein TnpB (TnpB, as the term is used for proteins encoded by IS66 family insertion elements, is considered an accessory protein, since TnpC, encoded by a neighboring gene, is a DDE family transposase.) gives MIPVLADAKIWLAAGVTDMRRGFNGLAAQTAQVLAGDPYSGHLFLFRGRRGDQIKMIWWDGQGACLFTKRLERGRFVWPTASEGKINLSRAQLAMLMEGIDWRMPQKTWRPAMVG, from the coding sequence ATGATCCCTGTTCTGGCGGATGCGAAGATCTGGCTGGCGGCGGGTGTGACGGACATGCGGCGTGGGTTCAACGGTCTGGCGGCACAGACCGCGCAGGTTCTGGCGGGCGATCCCTATTCCGGCCATCTGTTTTTGTTCCGGGGACGGCGAGGTGATCAGATCAAGATGATCTGGTGGGACGGTCAGGGTGCATGCTTGTTCACCAAGCGCTTGGAGCGGGGTCGGTTTGTCTGGCCCACGGCCAGCGAGGGTAAAATCAACCTGAGCCGCGCGCAGTTGGCCATGCTGATGGAAGGCATAGACTGGCGCATGCCGCAGAAGACATGGCGGCCCGCGATGGTGGGCTGA
- the tnpA gene encoding IS66-like element accessory protein TnpA — MSKRRVGRGSKYSDEFKRRLVAESQADGVSVPMVSRRHGVPTSRIYSWRSDDRFQPDGSDDAGFMPVEISGGDHDAVPMLPEARPTASSRIEITLENGRKLSVSDGVDAGFVLELARGLAA, encoded by the coding sequence ATGAGTAAACGGCGGGTTGGGCGGGGTTCCAAATACTCGGATGAGTTCAAGCGGCGGTTGGTGGCAGAGAGCCAAGCCGATGGTGTCAGTGTGCCGATGGTTTCTCGCCGTCATGGCGTGCCGACAAGCCGGATTTATTCGTGGCGCAGCGATGACAGGTTTCAACCCGATGGGTCTGATGATGCCGGGTTCATGCCTGTTGAGATTTCAGGCGGCGATCACGATGCAGTACCGATGCTGCCGGAAGCGCGGCCTACAGCCAGCTCCCGGATAGAGATCACGCTGGAGAATGGGCGCAAGCTGAGCGTTAGCGACGGGGTTGATGCTGGCTTTGTGCTGGAACTGGCGCGGGGGCTGGCGGCATGA